In the Bacillus sp. FJAT-42376 genome, TGAACGTTTTGACGGATGGCATAAACAGAGTCTGATCTGGGAGTCTGCCCGTCCTTACATTTACATGAGGACAACACCGGACAACCGGATTATCATCGGAGGACTCGATGAAGACACGGCGATTCCGGAGGAGCGGGATGCAAAAATGACCCGTAAAAAAGAAAAGCTTGTCCAAGAGTTAAACAAGCTATTCCCGGATTATCAGGTCAAAGCAGATTATTACCTCGGAGCGATGTATGGAGGTACCCATGACGGGCTGCCAGTAATCGGCATGTACGAAGACTGGCCGGATTGCTACTTTTTGTTGGGATACGGAGATAACGGGACCGTATACAGCATGGTTTTATCGAAGATCATCAGCGAACATATCGTGAATGGGCGGAGCGCCAATCTGGATCTTTATCTTCAGATGAGACCATCCATCCGCTCATGAGAAATTCAAATGCGTCTCCTGATATTGCTGGGCCTTGCTCAATAGATGCGAATAAAGGACAGAGAAAACCGTCAACACCAATACTGGCTTGATGCGGATCCAGGATGAATCCGGAATAGACGGAAAAGCTGTTCTGACAATCTCTGCTTCCGCTTCAATTTTTTCTTCCAAATCGGTTGCCGGAGGAAAATGGAACGATTCATGGATCAATTTGTCTAAAACCACTGCATATGCTTCATAATAGTCAACAGGGCTGATCAAATCGTCTGTGCGGTCTGAGAGCGTATTGAAAAGCCGGTTAAGCATTTTGCGGATTGTTTCAAAATCGTAAGTTGATTTCAAATCCCTGACAATCAAAAGAATGACCGCCTGGTCGATGGAATATTTTTTTCCAAGCTCCGGCTGACCAATCAGCCCTTTTATATCGCGTTTGATCCAGTTTTGAATGGATGTTGATTTAAACGTAGTCAGCTCGCAAAGGTTTCCGAGCGCTACGATATCATTTGTAGATAGCCCGGAAACCGCTCCGCCGCTGCGTTTAAATCGCTTTACGAATTCGGGAAGGTTCGCGCTTGCCTGGCGGTTCCAGTTGCTTAAAAAATTTTCAAGCTCCAGCCCGTTTTGGAGATCAAGCGCATGAAGCAGTCCTGACATTTCAAGTCTTGTTAATTTAAGTTCTTTCATCGTGCACCTCTTTAATCTATCCTGTTCTTGGAAACATCTTCTTAAACCATAATACTTGTCATAAAATGAATATGGAATTATAATCATTGTATAATAAGTTCATATGAACTTGAAACTACGAGGTGAAAAATGTTTAAACGAATTGGATTGTTCATATTAACCAACATCCTTGTTATCACGACGATTGGGATTGTTTTATCCATTTTAGGCGTTGGTAATTATATGACTGCATCTGGTGGAATCGATCTCGTTACCTTGCTTGCATTCAGTGCAGTTGTAGGTTTTACCGGATCATTATTCTCCCTGGCGATTTCCCGCTGGATGGCGAAAATGATGATGGGGGTTCAAGTATTAAAGCCTGAAGATAATCTTTCACCAATTGAAAGAGATTTAGTCAACCGCGTTCACGCACTTGCAAGGACTGCCGGTATGAGAGTGATGCCTGAAGTGGGAATTTACCGCTCGCCGGAGGTTAATGCATTTGCTACAGGGCCTTCCAAAAACCGTTCTTTAGTTGCGGTTTCAACCGGATTGCTTGAGGAGATGGATGAAGATGCCATCGACGGTGTGCTTGCCCATGAGATTGCCCATATTGTAAATGGCGACATGGTAACCATGACTCTTCTGCAAGGAATTGTCAATACATTCGTTGTATTTCTTGCAAGAATTGCTGCCTGGGCCGTATCAAGATTTGTACGCGAAGAGCTTGCAGGGGTTGTTCATTTCATTGCCATTCTTGTATTCCAAATTCTATTCTCCATTTTAGGAAGCCTTGTTGTATTCGGATTCTCGCGTTACCGCGAATACCACGCAGACCGTGGAGGCGCTGATTTTGCCGGCAAGGATAAAATGATCCATGCTTTACGAAGCCTGCAGAACTATACACAGCGCACTAGAGATGATGACACGTCTTTAGCAACTTTAAAAATCAACAGCAAACGCAAACGTTCCCTGTTTTCAACGCATCCTGATCTTCAGGACCGGATTGCAAGACTGGAACAGCGATAATAGGAAAACCGGCCGTATATGCAACGGCCGGTTTTTTTATGATGGCTGGAACGTGTGCTTTCTGAAGCATCCGTTCTGTTGTCAAATCTTATAGGATGAGAATGAATCACGAAACTCTTTTGACAGTGATGCGAGAACCTGAGAGGAATGAAGCATCTCCTGCATAACTGCATTTTGCTCTTGTGTAGTGGCGGCAATATGTTCAATGTTCCCGTTCGTCATTCTGGTAATGTGTTCAATGTGACTGGTCGCCTGATTGAGTACGTCCATTTGTCCGGTAACATACATCACTGCTTTTTCCACCTGCTCGCTCTTTGCCTCAAGCTGTCCGATGTGGCTTGAGATCACTTTAAAGGATTCGTCCACTTCCAGCACGAGTTCGTTTCCTTTCATGATGGCTGCAGAGCTTTGCTTCATTAGCCTCGATGCAGCCTCTGTTTCGTGCTGAGTGGATTGGAGGATATTCTGGATGTCGCCGGCTGCTCCTGCTGTCTGTTCAGCGAGTTTTCTTACTTCAGAAGCAACAACACCAAATCCTTTTCCGTGTTCGCCGGCTCTGGCAGCCTCGATAGCCGCATTCAATGCAAGCAGGTTCGTCTGCTCGGAAATATTCGTAATAAGTCCGGCAATGGCGGTGATGGTTTCAGATTTTTGTGCAAGCGTTTGTATGGTTTGGTCAAGGCGGTCAACATGTTCCAGTATCGATTCCATTTGAACCATAACATCCTCAGCCTGGGTTTTTCCTTCCAGGATTTTATGAGCGGAGGCCCGGCTCAGGCTGCTTGCTTCTTTTGTTTCAGCTGCAGCCAGATTCAGCTGAGAAGAGATGGTTTGCGCGGAACCGGCAGCCTGATGGGTAGACTGCAGCTGCTGATCAGAACCTGAGGCGAGTTCAAGAATGGACTGCGTGATTTGCTCCGTTCCATCGGAAGTCGCCACTGTATTTTCCTTTAAATGTCCTGACATGTTTCTTACTTTTTCTGAAAGAGCAAATATATCTTGGATGGATTGTTTAAGTTCGGCTTTCAGACTGTTCATTGCGTTCGCGATATCAGCCGTTTCATCTTTTGAGCGAAAGTGAAGATCGTCAACTAGAAGATTGCCGCTTGCCAGTTCTTTGCACATATGAACTGCCAGGGCCAGCTGTTTACGGATTCTTCTGCTGACAAAAAAGAGAAGAAGAGCCGACAGAAGAATGGAGACAGCAATAAATCCTGATGATAAAAGGATCCGGTTATTTGATGTTTGTTCGGTCTGCGCAATCAGCTCAGCCCGGTCTTCTGCAAGGAGCTTCTCCAGAGCGGATAATTTTTCACTGCTTACATCCCGGATAACGGCTGCCCGGTTTTGAAGTTCAATTTGTTTTAAAGGATCGAGTGTTCCTCCATTGCTTAAAACGGAGTTTACCTCTGGTTTTATTCTTGTCTCAAAGAATTTGTCGAGCTCATCATTCATCGTTTGAGCCGCATTAAGCAGCAGAAGCTGATCTTGTTTCGACATATTCCTTTTAAGCTCGGCTAAAGTCTGGTTCATTTTTTTTACTTGATCTTTGTAGGCGCTCTCATTTTCAGGTGCTGCTTTTGTAATGTAATCGGTGATGACGATGTACTTTTGCTTGAAAATTTCAGAGGCTGAGGAAACCTTGAGAGCGTCGTTTGCTTTTTGTTCTGTTGTACTGATCGTTTTAAGGGTGGATGACAAGGAAAATAAAATAAAAAGGAAGGCAATAATAATAAGGGAGAGACAAGCATAAAAAACTAGTCCATATTTACGGCCGATTGAAGATTTACGTTTAAATTGCATCGTGCTAGACCCCGTTCACTCGAATTTTGTAGAAAAAAATAGGAAAAATGGTATAAATTTAATACTCCAATTTTAATGCAAAAGGAAGGGTGTTGTAAACGCTTTATGTCAAAAGTTTTATGCAAATTGTGTGTGAAGGGTTTTTTTTGAGGGTATTTTTCTTTAAGATAGAACAGTGAATTCAACGAGGAGGAAGGTTTCTAATGAGAATGCTCGAACGCTTGAGAAGACAGAAGCTTTCTCCGGCTAAAATTATTGTTGGTTATTATTTTATCGCAGTGACTGTTTCCATTTTGCTGCTAAGCCTTCCTTTTTCCAGACAGTCTGATGCAGAATGGACCTTTATTGATGCACTGTTTACTTCTGTCAGTGC is a window encoding:
- a CDS encoding DUF1836 domain-containing protein; its protein translation is MKELKLTRLEMSGLLHALDLQNGLELENFLSNWNRQASANLPEFVKRFKRSGGAVSGLSTNDIVALGNLCELTTFKSTSIQNWIKRDIKGLIGQPELGKKYSIDQAVILLIVRDLKSTYDFETIRKMLNRLFNTLSDRTDDLISPVDYYEAYAVVLDKLIHESFHFPPATDLEEKIEAEAEIVRTAFPSIPDSSWIRIKPVLVLTVFSVLYSHLLSKAQQYQETHLNFS
- a CDS encoding methyl-accepting chemotaxis protein — translated: MQFKRKSSIGRKYGLVFYACLSLIIIAFLFILFSLSSTLKTISTTEQKANDALKVSSASEIFKQKYIVITDYITKAAPENESAYKDQVKKMNQTLAELKRNMSKQDQLLLLNAAQTMNDELDKFFETRIKPEVNSVLSNGGTLDPLKQIELQNRAAVIRDVSSEKLSALEKLLAEDRAELIAQTEQTSNNRILLSSGFIAVSILLSALLLFFVSRRIRKQLALAVHMCKELASGNLLVDDLHFRSKDETADIANAMNSLKAELKQSIQDIFALSEKVRNMSGHLKENTVATSDGTEQITQSILELASGSDQQLQSTHQAAGSAQTISSQLNLAAAETKEASSLSRASAHKILEGKTQAEDVMVQMESILEHVDRLDQTIQTLAQKSETITAIAGLITNISEQTNLLALNAAIEAARAGEHGKGFGVVASEVRKLAEQTAGAAGDIQNILQSTQHETEAASRLMKQSSAAIMKGNELVLEVDESFKVISSHIGQLEAKSEQVEKAVMYVTGQMDVLNQATSHIEHITRMTNGNIEHIAATTQEQNAVMQEMLHSSQVLASLSKEFRDSFSSYKI
- the htpX gene encoding protease HtpX is translated as MFKRIGLFILTNILVITTIGIVLSILGVGNYMTASGGIDLVTLLAFSAVVGFTGSLFSLAISRWMAKMMMGVQVLKPEDNLSPIERDLVNRVHALARTAGMRVMPEVGIYRSPEVNAFATGPSKNRSLVAVSTGLLEEMDEDAIDGVLAHEIAHIVNGDMVTMTLLQGIVNTFVVFLARIAAWAVSRFVREELAGVVHFIAILVFQILFSILGSLVVFGFSRYREYHADRGGADFAGKDKMIHALRSLQNYTQRTRDDDTSLATLKINSKRKRSLFSTHPDLQDRIARLEQR